From Syntrophorhabdaceae bacterium:
GGATCTACCCTGAAAGCGAATTTGGCGCCTTTTTCCATATACAGCCTGATCGCAAAGTCCCTGTCTTCGGCGTACGTGATATTCTCTTCGAAGAGAATACCATCTATGACCTTCCTCCTATGGAGGGAACTCCCCACGAGGAAGAAATTTTCTCTAATTAAAGCCCTAAACAGGTCGTCTTTTATCTGTCTGGCGCCGGGGCTAATCGGAACGGTATTGAGTGTCGGGAAAAGTTCTTTCTTGTCAAAAAAATTATAGAGGGATTTATTTCCGACAAAATCGGCAACAGTGAAGTTCCCGAAGAGAACGTCTACGTCGTGGTGATTTTCAAAGATTTCTATCCCTTTCTCCAAATGACCCGACAACCAGACGTCATCGGAGTCGAGGAACGCAACATATTCTCCCGATGAATTGAGAATCCCCGTATTTCTCGCACCTGAGGGACCTTTGGTCCGGTCGTTGGAGAAAAATCGAATCCTCTGATCTTCTTCCTGGAGACGGCGGACGATTTCCGCTGTATCATCGCGGGATCCATCGTCGACGATGACGATCTCCAGGTTCTTATATTCCTGATTTTGGATGCTCTCGACCGCATTCTTTATGAAATGGGCCCTGTTATATGTGGGGATGATGACGCTCACTTTTCCGGCGACATCGGGTGGATTCGTACCCATTGCCTACCCTTCCCCACTCATGTAAAACTCGTATATAGTGCCCAGCGTGTGAAGCATCCTCATTTCCCGGTAGAAGCGCTTGTATTCTTTTTGACCCGCACACGCCGTAATCCACCGCACCATGTCCGTCGCAAGCACCCTGAAAAGATATCTCGGCACATTCAGGTAACGGACCCCGTCCCGGGGAACGTCGAACCAGCGGGCCTTGCCTCGTCCGTTACCCCACCACCACTTTCTGAAGTATGCCTTGTTTATCCGGTCTACCGGTACAGGATGGTGTACCAGCGCCTTCGGATAATAGAGAATGGCCTCACCTGCGGTTCTGAAACGATGCATTATCTCTGAATCTTCGCTGCCGATATTCACCTCGCTACTCAGATAGCCGAGTTTCGTGTTGAAGTATCCATGTTTTTCGAAAATCTGTTTACGGACGAACATATTTG
This genomic window contains:
- a CDS encoding glycosyltransferase family 2 protein; the encoded protein is MGTNPPDVAGKVSVIIPTYNRAHFIKNAVESIQNQEYKNLEIVIVDDGSRDDTAEIVRRLQEEDQRIRFFSNDRTKGPSGARNTGILNSSGEYVAFLDSDDVWLSGHLEKGIEIFENHHDVDVLFGNFTVADFVGNKSLYNFFDKKELFPTLNTVPISPGARQIKDDLFRALIRENFFLVGSSLHRRKVIDGILFEENITYAEDRDFAIRLYMEKGAKFAFRVDPVFILYRHDSSLTQYDDLPKRQKLIQSHLFLFSKYLKNYDLSRSNRILLNKLISNEFLALAGINGEMKRYRLMLGSLVESCKRGISLGQPKALLKLIYLALVMKEN